In Sorghum bicolor cultivar BTx623 chromosome 10, Sorghum_bicolor_NCBIv3, whole genome shotgun sequence, one genomic interval encodes:
- the LOC110431056 gene encoding protein trichome birefringence-like 24 isoform X1 yields MGMEWPPTPAQQRKAVVGAGSALKLVLFVILAGLALRLLVGPAAYLLPPTAAPEGGARLIAAPGRERTGGGGIPSVETDDAIFTLTSAEPLTAIDKKEGSPKPEESCDLFHGEWVPNSSGPAYTNASCRFIESPQNCMTNGRPDTDYLNWRWKPYGCEVPPFDGKKFLDGMKGKHWALIGDSILRNHVQSLLCLLSKVEDATEVYHDDTFRSRRWHFPSHNFTVSLIWAPFLVKAKIFEDSDGVSTADLQLHLDVLEKNWTSQWESFDYVVISTGQWFFKTAVYWENGAAIGCHSCQNKTLKERSPEYSFRRALKVAFQFITSSPHKPVVFYRTWAPSHFENGEWFSGGTCNRTAPFKPGEAGDREMDNKMWHIEREEFDNAVANKGPIDGDRLKLLDTFELSLLRPDGHSGPYRAYHPYEKGMTAKVQNDCLHWCLPGPIDAWNDVLMKMLAKD; encoded by the exons ATGGGGATGGAGTGGCCGCCGACGCCTGCGCAGCAGAGGAAGGCGGTGGTGGGCGCCGGGTCGGCGCTGAAGCTGGTACTGTTCGTGATCCTCGCGGGCCTCGCACTGCGGCTGCTGGTCGGCCCCGCGGCCTACCTCCTGCCGCCCACCGCCGCGCCAGAGGGGGGCGCTCGTCTTATCGCGGCGCCGGGGAGGGAAAgaaccggcggcggcgggattCCTTCCGTCG AAACGGATGATGCGATTTTTACTTTGACCTCTGCAGAACCTCTAACAGCTATAGACAAGAAGGAAGGTTCCCCAAAACCAGAAG AAAGTTGTGATCTTTTCCATGGCGAGTGGGTTCCCAATTCATCAGGGCCAGCTTACACTAATGCAAGCTGCCGCTTCATTGAGTCTCCTCAGAACTGTATGACAAATGGAAGGCCTGACACAGATTATCTCAATTGGAGATGGAAGCCATATGGTTGTGAGGTACCACCATTTGATGGCAAGAAGTTTCTGGATGGCATGAAGGGCAAGCATTGGGCACTTATTGGTGATTCCATCCTTCGCAACCATGTCCAGTCATTGCTTTGTCTTCTTTCTAAG GTCGAAGATGCTACTGAGGTCTACCATGATGATACATTCAGATCCAGAAGATGGCACTTTCCTTCACACAATTTCACAGTCTCTCTTATCTGGGCACCATTCCTGGTCAAAGCTAAAATATTTGAGGACAGTGATGGAGTTTCTACTGCTGATCTCCAGCTGCACCTTGACGTTCTAGAGAAAAATTGGACTAGTCAATGGGAGAGCTTTGATTACGTAGTGATATCCACAGGCCAATGGTTCTTCAAAACTGCAGTGTACTGGGAGAATGGAGCTGCGATTGGCTGCCACTCCTGCCAGAACAAAACCCTGAAAGAAAGGTCTCCAGAGTACTCCTTCCGCAGGGCACTCAAGGTGGCCTTCCAGTTCATCACATCTTCACCTCACAAGCCAGTAGTCTTCTACAGAACGTGGGCTCCTTCGCATTTTGAGAATGGTGAGTGGTTCAGTGGCGGGACTTGCAACAGGACGGCCCCATTCAAGCCAGGGGAGGCCGGTGACAGAGAAATGGACAATAAaatgtggcatattgagagagaggAGTTTGACAACGCAGTGGCAAACAAGGGTCCTATCGATGGTGACCGTCTGAAACTGCTCGATacatttgagctctctctcctaAGGCCTGATGGACATTCAGGGCCATATAGAGCATACCATCCTTATGAGAAGGGCATGACAGCCAAAGTCCAGAATGACTGCCTCCACTGGTGCTTGCCTGGGCCTATTGATGCATGGAACGATGTACTCATGAAGATGCTGGCAAAGGACTGA
- the LOC110431056 gene encoding protein trichome birefringence-like 24 isoform X2, whose product MGMEWPPTPAQQRKAVVGAGSALKLVLFVILAGLALRLLVGPAAYLLPPTAAPEGGARLIAAPGRERTGGGGIPSVEPLTAIDKKEGSPKPEESCDLFHGEWVPNSSGPAYTNASCRFIESPQNCMTNGRPDTDYLNWRWKPYGCEVPPFDGKKFLDGMKGKHWALIGDSILRNHVQSLLCLLSKVEDATEVYHDDTFRSRRWHFPSHNFTVSLIWAPFLVKAKIFEDSDGVSTADLQLHLDVLEKNWTSQWESFDYVVISTGQWFFKTAVYWENGAAIGCHSCQNKTLKERSPEYSFRRALKVAFQFITSSPHKPVVFYRTWAPSHFENGEWFSGGTCNRTAPFKPGEAGDREMDNKMWHIEREEFDNAVANKGPIDGDRLKLLDTFELSLLRPDGHSGPYRAYHPYEKGMTAKVQNDCLHWCLPGPIDAWNDVLMKMLAKD is encoded by the exons ATGGGGATGGAGTGGCCGCCGACGCCTGCGCAGCAGAGGAAGGCGGTGGTGGGCGCCGGGTCGGCGCTGAAGCTGGTACTGTTCGTGATCCTCGCGGGCCTCGCACTGCGGCTGCTGGTCGGCCCCGCGGCCTACCTCCTGCCGCCCACCGCCGCGCCAGAGGGGGGCGCTCGTCTTATCGCGGCGCCGGGGAGGGAAAgaaccggcggcggcgggattCCTTCCGTCG AACCTCTAACAGCTATAGACAAGAAGGAAGGTTCCCCAAAACCAGAAG AAAGTTGTGATCTTTTCCATGGCGAGTGGGTTCCCAATTCATCAGGGCCAGCTTACACTAATGCAAGCTGCCGCTTCATTGAGTCTCCTCAGAACTGTATGACAAATGGAAGGCCTGACACAGATTATCTCAATTGGAGATGGAAGCCATATGGTTGTGAGGTACCACCATTTGATGGCAAGAAGTTTCTGGATGGCATGAAGGGCAAGCATTGGGCACTTATTGGTGATTCCATCCTTCGCAACCATGTCCAGTCATTGCTTTGTCTTCTTTCTAAG GTCGAAGATGCTACTGAGGTCTACCATGATGATACATTCAGATCCAGAAGATGGCACTTTCCTTCACACAATTTCACAGTCTCTCTTATCTGGGCACCATTCCTGGTCAAAGCTAAAATATTTGAGGACAGTGATGGAGTTTCTACTGCTGATCTCCAGCTGCACCTTGACGTTCTAGAGAAAAATTGGACTAGTCAATGGGAGAGCTTTGATTACGTAGTGATATCCACAGGCCAATGGTTCTTCAAAACTGCAGTGTACTGGGAGAATGGAGCTGCGATTGGCTGCCACTCCTGCCAGAACAAAACCCTGAAAGAAAGGTCTCCAGAGTACTCCTTCCGCAGGGCACTCAAGGTGGCCTTCCAGTTCATCACATCTTCACCTCACAAGCCAGTAGTCTTCTACAGAACGTGGGCTCCTTCGCATTTTGAGAATGGTGAGTGGTTCAGTGGCGGGACTTGCAACAGGACGGCCCCATTCAAGCCAGGGGAGGCCGGTGACAGAGAAATGGACAATAAaatgtggcatattgagagagaggAGTTTGACAACGCAGTGGCAAACAAGGGTCCTATCGATGGTGACCGTCTGAAACTGCTCGATacatttgagctctctctcctaAGGCCTGATGGACATTCAGGGCCATATAGAGCATACCATCCTTATGAGAAGGGCATGACAGCCAAAGTCCAGAATGACTGCCTCCACTGGTGCTTGCCTGGGCCTATTGATGCATGGAACGATGTACTCATGAAGATGCTGGCAAAGGACTGA
- the LOC8072626 gene encoding uncharacterized protein LOC8072626: MANHQEKPTTPPPPEGGVARPRLPSGGSAHVGGAGYPNPPDAAIPEAATLRDQWRFAVRQYSRWYSHAWGTAILAGAAFFALGWLVKGSNPLPSRAEPQHDANGKSVAEEEN, translated from the coding sequence ATGGCAAACCACCAGGAGAAGCCCACCACGCCCCCGCCGCCGGAGGGCGGCGTCGCTCGCCCCCGCTTGCCCAGCGGCGGCAGCGCGCACGTGGGCGGCGCGGGGTACCCGAACCCGCCAGATGCCGCGATCCCCGAAGCGGCGACTCTTCGGGACCAGTGGCGGTTCGCCGTGCGGCAGTACAGCCGCTGGTACTCCCACgcctggggcaccgccatcctcgcCGGCGCTGCCTTCTTCGCgctcggatggcttgtcaaggGGTCGAACCCGCTCCCGTCCCGGGCCGAGCCGCAACACGACGCCAACGGCAAATCCGTCGCTGAGGAGGAGAATTGA
- the LOC8058846 gene encoding uncharacterized protein LOC8058846, with the protein MATADHEATADDSSRGPLLMWDCGSVLYDSYELTAFKRQLDAAVLASSRSLSMPHLTASVATTSPVPPTAAAADVQQHHQQARRRRRRRRLPALLRRLFSKVMLRLRLFPATGARGARYRTGDDGTGSPWSGALTSIPEEQSSSSPEMADSPRVDERAQSKLRKTQSERFIGSKTASSMVQFDVVL; encoded by the coding sequence ATGGCGACGGCCGATCACGAGGCGACGGCGGACGACAGTAGCCGCGGCCCGCTCCTCATGTGGGACTGCGGCAGCGTGCTCTACGACTCGTACGAGCTCACCGCCTTCAAGCGCCAGCTCGACGCCGCTGTGCTCGCCAGCAGCCGCTCGCTCTCCATGCCGCACCTCACCGCCAGCGTCGCCACAACGTCGCCAGTACCgccgaccgccgccgccgccgacgtacaGCAGCACCATCAGCAGGCAAGGCGacgcaggaggaggaggcgcctgCCCGCGCTGCTCCGGAGGCTCTTCTCCAAGGTGATGCTCCGGCTGCGGCTGTTCCCAGCCACCGGGGCACGGGGCGCGCGCTACCGGACGGGGGACGACGGAACGGGGTCGCCGTGGTCCGGCGCCCTCACGTCCATCCCGGAGGAGCAGAGCTCCAGCAGCCCTGAGATGGCGGACTCCCCGCGGGTTGATGAGCGCGCCCAGAGCAAGCTGCGGAAGACGCAATCGGAGCGCTTCATCGGCAGCAAGACGGCGTCGTCCATGGTGCAATTCGATGTCGTCTTGTAG